Sequence from the Leptospira kmetyi serovar Malaysia str. Bejo-Iso9 genome:
CGGAACTTGGTCCTTTTGGAAACGGCTTCCTCCAATTCCTGAATGACACGATCGAGATCGTTCGGATGAAGATACTCGGTCCATTTATCTATATTAAAGTTTTGGAATTCTTCCAGCTTGAATCCGGTTATGGAGAACACCGCGCCCGCCCAAGTGATGTTGCCCGTGGCTATGTCGTAGTCGTAGACGATGCTACCCGTTTGTTCCGCGACGGTTCTGTATCGGTCTTCGCTGGCTCTGAGTTCCCGTTCCTTCAAAACGTTTTCGGTGATGTCGGTTACGAGAAAAACGAGGGAAACAATTTCCCCGTCCTGATTTTTTACCGGAGAACCGTTTACGGAAAGATACTTGATCTGTTTTTCCGAAGTGACGATGGAATGTCTGATGTCGTATACGGGTTTGCCGGTTCGCATAACAACGGTAAACGGTTGGTCTTCCTCCTTCCATTCGCCGCCGTCGAGGGACTTCGCTTCCCATTGTTTCGAGTTGTAGCTTCTGGAAGTGATGTCTTCGAGTTGGATTCCGAGTACGTGTTCGGAACTTTTGTTGGCGTAAAGAATTTTGCCTTTCGGACTTAAGACCACGATGGACGTCGCGCTATTTTCCGTGATGGAGGAAAGAAGATCGCGTTCTTGAGTCAATTCTTCCTCGACTCTTTTTCTTTCGAGGGCGTTCATTACGATTTCGGCGAAGTTTCTTAGCAGTTGATTCTCGAGCGCGTCGAAATCCGCTTCCTTTTTAACGCCGACTTTTTCGGAACCGAAGCCGAGTCTTCCTCTGAGTTTACCGCCGATCAAAAGCGGAACCGCGGTAAAGGATTCGATTCCGTTGCTCGTTAGAAGAAGACGATCCGAAGTAGCGTCTTTGGGAAGATCGTCCACCTTTTCGATCTTCGCGATTCTTTCGGCCTTCATCTCGGTCGTAAAAAAACTATGAGGATCGATTGCGTCGACCTGATTCAGGGAAGAATTTTTTGCCTTCGCGTTCGGATCGATCCATTCGTGAACCACGGTCCGAGTCGTATAGTTCTCATCGTAAAAGACGATGTTCGCTCGTTGAACGTTTAAGAAGGTTCCCAACTTTTCCAAAGCGGAATGGATCGTGTTCGAAATCTCGGATAAGGGAAGATTGATGATGTCCCTCGAAACGACGGTGGTGATCGATTCGAAACCGAGACGAAACTGAATCAGTTTTTCGATCTTTCTTTTTTCGCTGACGTCCAGAACGGAACCGATGATCTTTAGAATTTCTCCCTTGTCGTTTCGGATCAGTTCGCTTTGATTGAGAATGGTTTTGATCTTTCCGGATTTGGTTACGATTCTATATTCAATTTCTCGAATGTAGTTGTTCGAGATCGCCTCGGAGAAATAATGTTTCACCCTTTCCTTGTCGTCGGGATGAATCAACTCTTCTCCGTAGATTCCCTTTACACTTTCGTTGGAAAGTTCGTAGATCGTGCTGAGTTGTTCGGAAACCGACATGAGGGAAGTGGAAAGATCGTATTCCCAGGAACCGAGTCCCGAAAGTTTTTGAGATCTCGAAAGCGCGGCTTCCTTTTCTTTGAGTTCCTGTTCGGCTCTTTTTCTTCGGTCTATGTCCGCGTGGATTCCGTACATCTTGAGCGGATTTCCGTTTGCGTCGAAGTCCGTGAACTTTCCGACCGTGATTACCCATTTCCAGGAACCGTTCTTACATTTTAAACGGAACTCGGCTTCGTAGACGGGAGATTTTTTTTGGATATAATCGTTTAACGCGGTTTCGACGCGGGGCCAATCCTCGGGATGAATGAGAGATCTCCAAGTGTCCGCGTGGGGCCTAAGTTCGCTCAACTTATAACCCAACATCTCCGCCCAATATTCGTTGTAGGTGTTGCTATCGCTTTTGACGTCCCATTCCCAAAGACCCAATTCTCCGCCTAAGATCGCGGACTCGAGTCTCTTCTGATTTTCCTTCAGTTCGTCTCGGATCTTTTTTTGTTCTCTGAAATCGAGAATACTTCCCCGAACCAAAAGATTTTCTCCGGGAAGGGCGATCAAACGAACCTCGCAGGGAATGATCTCGCCCGACTTCGACCTATGAAGCCATTCGAACGTGACCAGTTCTCCTTGAATCGCTCTTTGCACGTAGGCCATCGCGGCTTCGGCGCTCGGTCTTCCGTCCTCTTGATGCGGCGGACTGATGTCGACCGGACCGAGATTCTTAAATTCTTCTTTTGTGAAATTGAAAATGTCGACGGCGCGTTGATTGACCGAACGGAATTTTCCGGTGGGGATGTCCAGGATTACGATCGCATCGGGAGAATTTTCTATGATCTGAGAGATGCGCATCTCGGATTCTTTGAGGGATTCCCTAAGGGTTTCGTTTTCCCTTACTTTTTGCTCCAAGGAAAGAATTTTCCGAGTGGCTTCCTCGTATTTTTTACGAACGTCTTCGAGAGAAACTTCGTCTTGGTTCATCGTTTATTTTCCCGAGCTAAATTCGGACGAAGGGAAACACATTAGAATTTTATTACATTCTAAAAAGCGGGATTTTGACGAGTTTTGAATCGGTCGTTCGGGTGGAATCGAATTCCAAGTGCGAACGGAAGTGTTATGTCTTAAATGCTTTCTCATGGATGATTTACAAAGAGGACAACCCGCTTAGTTATTAGTCTCTTGTCGCATTAAAATTCATTCGGTCCGAAATGCGATTTTTCGAACTATACTAGGAAATTATAAAATATGGATACTTTTATATAATTTATTCTCAATTTCCGAAATCCCAAACCTCACCGCGCCCGATCG
This genomic interval carries:
- a CDS encoding PAS domain-containing protein, coding for MNQDEVSLEDVRKKYEEATRKILSLEQKVRENETLRESLKESEMRISQIIENSPDAIVILDIPTGKFRSVNQRAVDIFNFTKEEFKNLGPVDISPPHQEDGRPSAEAAMAYVQRAIQGELVTFEWLHRSKSGEIIPCEVRLIALPGENLLVRGSILDFREQKKIRDELKENQKRLESAILGGELGLWEWDVKSDSNTYNEYWAEMLGYKLSELRPHADTWRSLIHPEDWPRVETALNDYIQKKSPVYEAEFRLKCKNGSWKWVITVGKFTDFDANGNPLKMYGIHADIDRRKRAEQELKEKEAALSRSQKLSGLGSWEYDLSTSLMSVSEQLSTIYELSNESVKGIYGEELIHPDDKERVKHYFSEAISNNYIREIEYRIVTKSGKIKTILNQSELIRNDKGEILKIIGSVLDVSEKRKIEKLIQFRLGFESITTVVSRDIINLPLSEISNTIHSALEKLGTFLNVQRANIVFYDENYTTRTVVHEWIDPNAKAKNSSLNQVDAIDPHSFFTTEMKAERIAKIEKVDDLPKDATSDRLLLTSNGIESFTAVPLLIGGKLRGRLGFGSEKVGVKKEADFDALENQLLRNFAEIVMNALERKRVEEELTQERDLLSSITENSATSIVVLSPKGKILYANKSSEHVLGIQLEDITSRSYNSKQWEAKSLDGGEWKEEDQPFTVVMRTGKPVYDIRHSIVTSEKQIKYLSVNGSPVKNQDGEIVSLVFLVTDITENVLKERELRASEDRYRTVAEQTGSIVYDYDIATGNITWAGAVFSITGFKLEEFQNFNIDKWTEYLHPNDLDRVIQELEEAVSKRTKFRSTYRFRTKYGGYTLVEDRGVFLYDKNDEPFRMMGAMIDIGEKKKAEEKLKESEERLRLALNAANMGSWSWEIHEDKLTWSEKAFQIFKIKPEDFRPNLQTIWNVTHEDDRPRMEKLLKDILEGNSEGDDLYFQHRVVFPDGEIAWVEAKAKLFRDKNSKPIRIVGTVTDVTERRKAEEELKASETRFQTFYQFSNEAIILLEKGTIRIADSNPAFQKLFGYTSEESIGLNVARLLSKESLHELTRKKFAIGNKDSIEVVAKKKNGNSFPAIISQRMFVSKGSTFFSINIVDTTPFKEAEELRIINDEIRVRNKLIEIQKNELENTLDNLKKTQSQLIQSEKMAALGQLMAGIAHEINNPIGAVQASNQNIQECLNRFRSLLPDVQIAMGTLNKEMRELSAEFIERAIQSNEHFTGMEQRNRKKAITSVLESKKIPTRLAVSYADTLVDMGLGELNEKFIPLLLLEQSALILEYSALESYFFRNTKTVQVAVDRISKILYALKNFSHFDNAGEKISASVKDTIETVLTIYHNQLKKGVDLQKDFEDVEPILCFPDDLLHIWTNLIYNSLQAMQFKGTILLRLKNLGKELMVEVKDNGPGIPNEIQERIFEPFFTTKAPGEGSGLGLDIVKKIVQKHEGRIELASVPGNTSFKIFLPIER